The Caulobacter vibrioides sequence AGGAAGGCGTCGATCGCAAGGCCTACATGGCCCAGAAGTTCAAGGATCCCGACAAGCTGAAGGCTGTCCACACCGCGCTGGTCGAAGGCGGCGCCGAGGAAGGTATTGTCTTCAACTTCAACGCCATCGAGCTATCGCCCAACACCAACGCCGCGCACCGTTTGATCCGTTGGGCCCTGACGGCCGGGGTCCAGGATCAGGTCGTGGAAGCGCTGTTCAAGGCCTATTTCGAGCAGGGTCTCGACATCGGCGATCCCATCGTGCTGGGCGACATCGCCGAAGCCGCTGGGATGGAGCGCCTGGTGGTGCTGCAACTGCTCTCCGAAGGGGCCGACAAGGAGGCCGTGGCGCGCGAACACGCCATGGCGGTGCAGGGCGGCGTTACCGGCGTGCCGTTCGCCATCTTCGCGGGCAAGGTCGCCGTCGTCGGCGCGGAATCGCCCGAGCGGATAGCC is a genomic window containing:
- a CDS encoding DsbA family oxidoreductase; this encodes MSQPQAMIIDVVADVVCPWCYLGWRRLKSAIALRPDLKAQLIWRPYQLDPTLPEEGVDRKAYMAQKFKDPDKLKAVHTALVEGGAEEGIVFNFNAIELSPNTNAAHRLIRWALTAGVQDQVVEALFKAYFEQGLDIGDPIVLGDIAEAAGMERLVVLQLLSEGADKEAVAREHAMAVQGGVTGVPFAIFAGKVAVVGAESPERIAHAIDQALAG